One window of the Spea bombifrons isolate aSpeBom1 chromosome 8, aSpeBom1.2.pri, whole genome shotgun sequence genome contains the following:
- the LOC128503265 gene encoding G patch domain and ankyrin repeat-containing protein 1-like, with protein sequence MNHPQLITFTRAREKSDFWENGEHSRKRAFRALESATTGEEARNFYESLLSTKVESSASKRPTKKRIVIKSSSNEEPPRTGSQGRSAACDHRLGHQLLKCSQDGDFKGLKRIKEIERCNINYRDGYYWTALMCAACGGRKEVVSYLLKRGAAWIGVCETQGKDALMLAQESGHHDIVRLLEESLRSHPEERTPRITTPETKHCEICKTRYQEDSVETHMRSTIHLFNMKKKLPPTYYAIPEHNVGFKMLLKEGWNRESGLGPEGTGRKFPVQTVLKRDQKGLGFQTDQKPKVTHFSANDTELMSF encoded by the exons ATGAACCATCCTCAGCTTATCACTTTCACACGGGCCCGGGAGAAATCGGATTTCTGGGAAAATGGCGAGCACAGTAGGAAGAGGGCTTTTAGAGCGTTGGAGAGCGCCACCACGGGAGAAGAGGCGAGGAACTTCTATGAAAGTCTTCTGTCAACGAAAGTAGAGTCATCAGCATCCAAAAGGCCCACCAAGAAACGCATAGTTATTAAGTCTTCATCTAACGAAGAGCCTCCCAGGACTGGTTCCCAGGGTAGATCTGCCGCGTGTGACCACAGACTGGGGCACCAGCTCCTTAAATGTTCTCAAGATGGAGACTTTAAAGGCTTGAAGCGAATAAAGGAAATAGAGAGGTGCAACATCAACTACCGGGACGGTTATTATTGGACGGCTTTAATGTGCGCTGCGTGTGGCGGCCGAAAAGAGGTCGTCAGCTACTTATTGAAGAGAGGCGCAGcttggattggtgtgtgtgagacGCAGGGTAAAGACGCCTTGATGTTGGCACAAGAGAGCGGGCATCATGATATTGTTCGGCTCTTAGAAGAATCCCTGAGAAGTCATCCAGAAGAAAGAACACCAAG gATAACCACCCCGGAGACAAAACACTGTGAAATTTGTAAGACGCGCTACCAAGAGGACAGCGTGGAAACTCACATGCGCTCCACGATCCACCTTTTCAACATGAAAAAGAAACTGCCCCCTACTTACTATGCCATCCCGGAGCACAACGTGGGCTTTAAGATGTTACTGAAGGAAGGCTGGAACAGAGAGTCCGGTCTGGGGCCGGAAGGGACGGGTAGGAAATTCCCAGTCCAGACTGTTCTCAAGAGAGACCAGAAGGGCCTTGGCTTTCAGACGGACCAGAAGCCCAAGGTCACTCACTTTTCTGCTAATGACACAGAGCTAATGTCTTTCTAA
- the LOC128502665 gene encoding G patch domain and ankyrin repeat-containing protein 1-like: MNHPQLITFTRAREKSDFWENGEHSRKRAFRALESATTGEEARNFYESLLSTKVESSASKRPTKKRIVIKSSSNEEPPRTGSQGRSAACDHRLGHQLLKCSQDGDLKGLKRIVEIERCDINYRDGYYWTALMCAACGGRKEVVGYLLKRGAAWIGVCETQGKDALMLAQESGHHDIVQLLEESLRSHPEERTPRITTPETKHCEICKTRYQEDSVETHMRSTIHLFNMKKKLPPTYYAIPEHNVGFKMLLKEGWNRESGLGPEGTGRKFPVQTVLKRDQKGLGFQTDQKPKVTHFSANDTEAVTRPETKPRRTQRIATLSRKEEKRKEAREKTWERNLRTYMNIDL; the protein is encoded by the exons ATGAACCATCCTCAGCTTATCACTTTCACACGGGCCCGGGAGAAATCGGATTTCTGGGAAAATGGCGAGCACAGTAGGAAGAGGGCTTTTAGAGCGTTGGAGAGCGCCACCACGGGAGAAGAGGCGAGGAACTTCTATGAAAGTCTTCTGTCAACTAAAGTAGAGTCATCAGCATCCAAAAGGCCCACCAAGAAACGCATAGTTATTAAGTCTTCATCTAATGAAGAGCCTCCCAGGACTGGTTCCCAGGGTAGATCTGCCGCGTGTGACCACAGACTGGGGCACCAGCTCCTCAAATGTTCCCAAGATGGAGACCTCAAAGGCTTGAAGCGAATAGTGGAAATAGAGAGGTGCGACATCAACTACCGGGACGGTTATTATTGGACGGCTTTAATGTGCGCTGCGTGTGGCGGCCGAAAAGAGGTCGTCGGCTACTTATTGAAGAGAGGAGCGGcttggattggtgtgtgtgagacGCAGGGTAAAGATGCCTTGATGTTGGCACAAGAGAGCGGGCATCATGATATTGTTCAGCTCTTAGAAGAATCCCTGAGAAGTCATCCAGAAGAAAGAACCCCAAG aATAACCACCCCGGAGACAAAACACTGTGAAATTTGTAAGACGCGCTACCAAGAGGACAGCGTGGAAACTCACATGCGCTCCACGATCCACCTTttcaatatgaaaaagaaactgCCCCCTACTTACTATGCCATCCCGGAGCACAACGTGGGCTTTAAGATGTTACTGAAGGAAGGCTGGAACAGAGAGTCCGGTCTGGGGCCGGAAGGGACGGGTAGGAAATTCCCAGTCCAGACTGTTCTCAAGAGAGACCAGAAGGGCCTTGGCTTTCAGACGGACCAGAAGCCCAAGGTCACTCACTTTTCTGCTAATGACACCGAGGCGGTGACCAGACCGGAGACGAAGCCCAGAAGGACGCAGAGAATAGCCACGCTCAGCcggaaagaagaaaagaggaaagaagcTCGGGAGAAAACATGGGAGCGGAATCTGAGAACTTACATGAACATCGACCTCTAG
- the LOC128503904 gene encoding uncharacterized protein LOC128503904, with protein sequence MERRRHLLCQMVGLGALLLITQTGYTLHGNLESDSKSAPSGPSLAVRFSCYGNKSSLMVEQPAIIRTEAGTSVTFNCTVKTESPSYNIRWRLGCQDGVWLEESPCHRDRVSYQHRRQQLTINNLTESDSGTYCCHVEGANEMNVSGNGTRLEVSPRSCLSDIEHTNGNSFILPGIVGVETCVIIILLAALVKTWRRKSPDLKNTEGDRTSSNLEDDDINDDINYAEICQRSRAQYPRAGPNVGEIVYAPVIAVKR encoded by the exons ATGGAGCGTCGCCGGCACCTTCTCTGCCAGATGGTTGGGCTCGGCGCCCTGCTTTTAATAACACAGACCG GTTACACATTACACGGAAACCTAGAATCTGACAGcaaatcggccccatccggccccagCCTAGccgtccgtttctcctgct ACGGCAACAAATCCAGTCTGATGGTGGAGCAGCCAGCGATCATCAGAACCGAAGCTGGGACATCCGTAACCTTCAACTGTACCGTTAAGACGGAAAGTCCTTCATACAATATCCGCTGGAGGCTGGGCTGCCAGGATGGCGTTTGGTTAGAGGAAAGTCCGTGCCACCGAGACAGGGTCAGCTACCAACACCGACGTCAGCAATTAACCATCAACAACCTGACGGAGAGCGATTCTGGAACTTACTGCTGTCACGTGGAGGGGGCCAATGAAATGAATGTATCTGGAAACGGAACCAGGCTGGAGGTGTCACCGAGATCATGTCTATCGGATATCG AACACACCAACGGTAACTCTTTCATTCTGCCCGGCATCGTGGGGGTTGAGACGTGCGTGATAATCATCCTGCTGGCGGCGCTGGTTAAAACTTGGAGACGGA AATCACCAGACTTGAAGAATACTGAAGGCGATCGTACAAGCTCA AACCTTGAGGATGACGATATAAATGACGATATAAATTATGCCGAGATCTGTCAGAGGAGCCGTGCCCAATATCCGCGGGCCGGGCCCAACGTTGGGGAGATAGTCTACGCACCCGTCATTGCTGTGAAACGGTGA